Within Desulfolithobacter dissulfuricans, the genomic segment GGTATACTGTCGAGCCCTTTACCTTTAAGCACAATAATACCGTCACAGGACAGCCACGGACACCAAAGCCCCCGGGTTCCCTCCCACTGACACACCACCCCTTTTTTCTTTTCCAGGAACCATACATGACCGTCGAGACCGTAAGCACGTTTCATCAGCTGGCGCTGAATGCATCCCTATTGAAAACCCTGGAAGATGTGGGCTACGAAACGCCCACCCCCATCCAGATCCAGACTATTCCCCTGCTCCTTGAAGGCCGAGACGTCCTCGGCCAGGCCCAGACCGGCACCGGCAAGACCGCTGCTTTTGCCCTGCCCATCCTTTCCAGGTTGAACCTCAGGCCAAAAGATCCCCAGGTGCTGGTCCTGACCCCCACCCGGGAGCTGGCCATCCAGGTGGCGGAGGCCTTTCAAAAATACGCCAGGAACCTGAAAGGATTCCGGGTGGTACCGATTTACGGTGGCCAGGACTACCGGGGCCAGATCCGTGCCCTGCAACGCGGCGTGCATGTGGTGGTGGGCACACCCGGCCGGGTGATGGATCATATGCGTCGTGGCACGTTAAAGCTGGGGAACCTCGGTGCATTGGTACTGGACGAAGCCGACGAGATGCTGCGCATGGGTTTTATCGACGACGTGGAGTGGATCCTGGACCAGACCCCGGCGGACAGGCAGATTGCCCTGTTTTCAGCCACCATGCCCCAGCAGATCCGTCGGATTGCCAAGAAACACCTGACCGACCACGCCGAGATCACCATCAAAGTCAAAACCTCGACCGCCGATACCATCCGCCAGCGGTACTGGCCGGTCAAGGGCATGGGCAAGATCGACGCCCTGACCAGGATCCTGGAAGCCGAACCTTTTGACGGGGTGCTCATCTTTGTCCGTACCAGAACAGCCACCGTGGAACTGGCAGAAAAACTGGAAGCGCGCGGCTACGCCGCCGCCCCGCTGAGCGGTGATATCGCCCAGAACCAGCGCGAACGCACGGTGAACATGCTGAAAAAAGGCACCCTGGATATTCTCGTGGCCACCGATGTGGCGGCCCGGGGCCTGGACGTGGAGCGGATCAGCCACGTGATCAACTTCGATATTCCCTACGATACCGAATCCTATGTCCACCGCATCGGCCGGACCGGGAGGGCCGGACGCCAGGGTGACGCCATCCTCTTTGTCACCTCGAGGGAGCGGAGGATGCTGCACGCCATCGAAAAGGCCACCCGCAAAAAAATTCAGGTCATGGAACTGCCGACAACCAAAATGGTAAACGACCAGCGAATCCTGCGCTTCAAACAGCGGATCAGCGAAACCCTGGCCAGCGAAGACCTGAGTTTCTTTTCACAACTGGTGGAAGAGTATCAAAAGGAACATGATGTCCCGTCCCGGAAAATCGCCGCGGCCCTGGCTCACCTGGTGCAGGGCGACACCCCCTTTCTCCTGCAGAGCAAACCGCGGCACAAGGCAAAAACCAGCCGGAATAAAGAAGAAGGGAGAACTCCCAGAAGCCGTGAGCCCATTACAAAGGATGAGGCCCCGCCCGAAAAGGGCATGGAACGGTACCGCATCGAAGTAGGCCATGCCCATCAGGTGCAGCCTGGCAACATTGTCGGCGCCATTGCCAACGAGGCCGGTCTCGACAGTCAGCACATCGGCCGGATCAATATCCAGGAAACCTTCACCCTGGTCGACCTGCCCGAAGGCATGCCCAGGGATATCTTCAGGATCTTGAAAAAAGTCTGGGTCTCGGGCCAGCAGTTAAAGATTTCCCGCCTGGGACAGAAGAAAAATACCGGAAAAGCGAATCATGTGAAAACGAGAGGAAAAGCGCGCCGAAGAGACAACACCATACCTAAAAGAAGCAACAGGAAAAAAATGGCAGAAAGTGAACTTTCTCCTTCATAACAGGAGGCCGCTGCAGATCCTCGGGATACCTGATGCTCCCAAACAACCGGATCTTCCATCAGTGATTCCTGCCTATGGCCGGGCCTGCCCATTGGCACACAGCTGAGCACCACAGAAGATGCCGAAAAAGGAGTTTGAAATGTTTGAGCGAAGCGAGTTTTCAAACTCCCGGCAGATTTGAGGAGCGCAAACCAGTCCGAAGGACCAAGGGACAAGGATGCCCTTTCTTTTGGTTCGTTTTCTTTGGGCAAGCAAAGAAAACGAACAGGGACAGGAGGTCAGATCAGCTTTTGACTTCTGCGTGAAAGCTCCGAGACGATATTTATCCCTTGGCTGCAATCGTGACTCCTGTTGCCATCATCACGCCTCCGGCAGAGCGATTCAGTCTTTTTACCGCCTTCTGGCTGGAAAATAATTGCCGGGCGCGACTGGCCATGTACGCATAGGTCATCAGCACAGCGCTCAACACGATGGTGACAACAGATCCGATCAGGAAGATATCAGGAAGTTCCAGAACAGAGAGGTCGATAAATGTTGGCAGGAAACCACAGTAAAACAAAACGACTTTTGGGTTGGACAGGGTGATCACAAGGCCGCTCAGGATGTTTCCTGGTCGTGAAGGCGAAGCGAGCAGTTGTTGCGATACTTTCTCCGGCGGCTTTGAAAACCAGATTTTCAGCCCGAGCCAGAAAAGATAGATACCGCCAGCGATTCGCACAAAAATGAAGAGCTGTTCCAGAGACCTGGCAACAATGGATAGCCCAAAGATCGCGAACAGCAGATAGATAATATCCCCGACAACGATCCCGAGAATCACCGCCAGGGCGGGTCGGAATCCAGAGGCAAGAGACCTGGCCACGGTGGCAAAAACACCGGGACCGGGACTGGCGGCAAGCACCATCATGGCGGCCGCAAAGCTCAGCAGGGAAAGGAAGGTCATTGTCCTGTCCTCGATACCTGGTGCTCAGCCAGCTATCCGGTATAATTCAGGAAACAGATCAGTTCAGGTTCTGACCACGACGGGACGGTCTGTCAGCTGGTCGAAGCGCTGCCAGAAATCCGGAAATGATTTTTTCACACAATCTTCGCCGGTTATCCGCACGCCGGGCACCCGCAGGCCGGCCACACCAAAGCACATGGCGATACGGTGGTCATGGTAGGTTTCTATTTCCGCCCCGTGCAGATCGCGGCCGCCATGGCCATGGATGATCATCCGGTCCGGCTCTTCCTCCACCTCGGCCCCCATCTTGCGCAGTTCGGTGACCATGGCACTGAGCCGGTCGCATTCCTTGATCCGCAGATGAGCAACGTTGTTGATCACCGTGGTGCCCTCGGCAAAGGCGGCCACCACGGCCAGAGTCGGGGCCACGTCAGGCATGTTGCCCATGTCCACCTCGATGCCTGACAGCTTCTGTTTTTCAGGGCCTTCCACGGTTATGCCGTCGCCGGACTTCGTCACCTCACACCCCATGCGGGCCAGGAGCGGGACCAGATGGGCATCACCCTGGAGGGAAGGCACCGGCACATTGGCCACCGTGACCCGGCCACCAGTCACAGCCGCAGCGGCCCAGAAGTAGGAGGCCCCGGAAGCATCCCCTTCAATCCGGTATTCCATGCCCTGATAACAGCCCTGCGGAATGCGGAAAAAGGTGAGTGAAGGTGCGGCCTCTACCCGGATACCAAAATCAGCCATCACCGCCAGAGTCATTTCCACATAGGGCCGGGACAGGACTTCTCCCTGTACCTCCAGCTCGGCCTGCTGCCGGGCATAAGGGGCGACGAGCAGCAGGGAAGAGAGATACTGGCTCGATCTTCCCTCGGGCAGCACGGTCCGGCCTCCGGCCAGCCCGGAACCATTGATGCTCAGTGGCGGGCAGCCGTTGTCCGCATCGCTTTCAATGTCCACATCCCAGCCCCGCAACGCCTCCATGAGCGGGGCAATGGGACGCTCGGCCATCCGTTCATCCCCGGTAATCCGAAAACGTCCCTGACCAAGCGCGGCAACCGAGGTGAGAAAACGGGTGGCTGTGCCATTATTGCCAAGAAAAATATCCTGCTCCGGTGCCTTGATGACGCCGCCACTCCCCTTTACGATCCATGTCCGGGGATCGGAGTCATCACAGGCTATGCCCATGGCCCGCAGGGCCGCCATGGTATAGGCGGTATCCTCGCTGGCCAGCGGCCCGACCAGTCTGGAGGTTCCCCTGGCCAGTGCCGCGGCAATCAGGGCCCGCTGGGTCAGGCTCTTGGAGCCCGGAACTTCAACAGTAGCATCAATGACATCAACAGGCTGTATTTCAATCATGTTTTCTTTTTTTCCTTAAGCATAACTCTTCTTCCAGGGCCCGGCGCATGACATCAAGGGGTGGCTGGATCCCGGTCCAGATACGAAACTGGGCCGCGCCCTGGTACAGCAGCATGGCCAGGCCATCGATGGTCTGGCAGCCGACTGCTGCCGCTTCCCGCAACAACCGGGTCTGCAATGGCGCATAGACAATATCCATCACCACCTTAAAGTGACCAAGCAGTCCCGGATCAAGGGGAATGGCCTCAACATCCGGCTCCATCCCGACAGAGGTGGTATTGACCAGGGCATCGGCCCGGACCGCATCAACTTCGGCAAAAGGCACAAAAGAAGCATCAAGCCAGCTGGCCAGCTCCCGGCCGCGCTGCTCGGTTCTATTGGTAATGATGACCGCAGCCCCGGCCTCTCGCAAACCAAATCCCACGGCCTTGGCTGCTCCCCCGGCTCCGATGACGAGGACTTTGGAGCCAGCCAGGCGCATCTTTTCGGCAAGAGCCATGTTGGACCCCACCCAGTCCGTGTTGAATCCCCGGACAATAATTTCTTCTGTCTCTTCTTTCTTCCTCAGCAGCAGGGTATTGACCGCGCCGATCCGGCTGGCCACGGGATCGATCTCATCAAGGGCCGCAAGGATAGTCTCCTTGTGGGGCACGGTGACCGAGACCCCGATAAAACCAAGCGTCCGCAGAGCGGCCACACCCTCACGGGGATCGGCAACCTCCATGGGAACGTAGACCCGGTTCATCTCCAGGGCTGCAAACGCCGCATTATGCATGGCCGGGCTGAGTGAATGGCGCACCGGATTACCGATGATCCCGTGCAGGAGTGTCTTGCCGTCAATCTGCATTGGTATCCTCAAAAAGTTGCGTCATGGCGTGGAGCTGCCGCACGGTAAGCTGTCCCGGAGCTGTGGCCTGGGCTGCATCGAGCGCCCCGTAGGTCATGTACCCACCGAGATAGAGAGTAGCGAAGCGGCTTATGCGGCCGGGCGCGCCCATACAGAAACAGGATAGCGGAAAACCATCAGCCATGGCTTGTTCCTGAAGCGCCAGGACCCGCAGCACATCCGCTTCGCTTTTCGCCGTGGTCACGATCTTGCCTACATGGCAGCCACTTTCCATCATTTGCGCGAGCAGTGCATCCAGGCTCTCCCGGGATGGGGTTCCGGTAAAATCATGCCAGGAAATAATAACCTTTGTCCCGGACTCCACGGCAGCCGACAGCAGTGACCGGCGCAGCGCCCCGTCGGCCCGCAGTTCCAGATCCACCCAGGCGGCCCGGGCACGGATTGCGGTCAGCAGGGGCGCGACCCGTTCCTCCTCCGTACCGCCAAACTGCCCGCCTTCCCAGATGGGTCTGTTGGTAAAAAGCAGTGGTTTTCGGATCAGGGCGCAGCATTTTTCCACTTCAGGATTGGTCATGGCGTCCAGCCGGACCTCGACAACGTCCACCAGGTCCAGCACGGGCTGCACAGCGCTGGCAATCGCCGCCGCATCTGCCCCGGCCAGGGAAACACAGATCTTACCCCGCTTTTCCATCACTCCTTCCCTGTCTGCAGACCGCCGATGATTTCCCGTACCGAAAGATGACCGTGCCTTGCGAGATACTCTGTGATCCCATCAATAATCTCTTCGGCAGCAGAGGGCTGATAAAAATTGGCTGTACCCACCTGCACAGCAGTGGCCCCGGCGAGCAGAAACTCGATGGCGTCGTCCGCCGTGGTGATACCGCCGATGCCGATGACAGGTATCCGTACGCTGGAAGCAACCTGGTAGACCATGCGCAGAGCCACCGGCTTGATCGCCGGTCCGGAGAGACCACCGATCACATTGGCCAGCGCCGGCCGGCGGGACTCGATATCAATGGCCATGCCGATCAGGGTGTTTATAAGCGACACCGCGTCCGCCCCGGCCTCTTCCACGGCCCGGGCCATCTGCACGATGTCGGTCACGTTGGGGGACAGCTTGACGATCACCATCACGTCCGATTCGGCCTTGACCGCCTCGGTAACCGACGCGGCCATTTCCGGGACCGTGCCAAAGGCCACCCCACCCCTTTTCACATTGGGGCACGAGATGTTGACCTCCAGTCCACTGATACCTTCGACTCCGGCCAGCCGGCCAGCCAGCCGGGCATATTCATCCACGCTGTCACCCAGGATATTGACGATGATCCTGGCCCCGGTCTCGCGCAGCCAGGGAAGCTTTTCGCCAACAAAGCGTTCCACCCCGACATTTTCCAGGCCAATGGCATTGAGCATGCCGCAAGCTGTCTCGACGATCCGGGGGGGCGGATTGCCGGGACGTGGTTCCAGGGAAATGCCCTTGACCACAATGCCGCCAAGCCGGTGCAGATCCACCAGATGAGCGAATTCCCGGCCATAACCAAAGGTACCAGAGGCCGTGAGTACAGGATTTGGCAACCTCAAGTCGCCGATCCGCACCCGCAGATCCATATCATTTTTCGCGCTTACAGGGTCCATGCCACCTTTTCCGCCGGGAACACCGGTCCATCCTTGCACACATGCATATACGCGCCATCACCGCCCATCATCGTACAGCCCAGACAGGCCCCGAGACCACAGGCCATGTGGGTCTCCAGCGACACCTCACAGGCCACGCCCCTTTCCAGACATTTCATGGCCGCAATCCGCATCATGGGAAACGGGCCACAGACATACACCCTTCTGACCCTGGCCAGGAGATCATCGAGCAGTTCGGTGACAAAACCGTGATGGCCGTAACTGCCATCATCGGTGGCACTGTGTACCGGACATCCCAGGCGGAGAAACTCCTGTTCCAGGGGGAGCAGTTCCGAACCGGTCCGGGCGCCGAGCAGCACGGTGGACTCGGGATGCCGGCTGATCTGCAGAAGTCGCTTGGCGAGGAAATAGAGCGGGGCAATGCCCATACCACCGCCGACGAGACAGAACGGCTCATCCCGCTCGAGGGTAAAACCGCGGCCCAGCGGCCCGACCATGTCCAGATAATCGCCGGTCCGCATCCCGGCCAGCAACCGTGTACCCTGGCCCACCACCTTGAAAAGGAGCTGCACGGTCCCGTCCGAGGACACCTGATGGATGGAAAGCGGCCGCCGGAGCAGGGGATCAAAGGTCGGGCTGACGCGGACCATGACAAACTGACCGGGAAAGGCCTGGCCGGCAATCCGGGGGGCATGCAGGGTCAGCCGGTGGATAACCGGTGTCAGCGATTCAATGCGGACAATACGGGATTTTTCCTGGAACTCAGACATAAAGCGGGCTACAAAGTAGAGAGTATCGGTACGACAGAGTTGAGCTCTTCACCCATCTCTCCCGCCGGGTTGTATCATCCTCTTGCGCAGGGCCGGAAAGTGCAGGGCTGAACACTCCAGACATAATCCCATTTCATGGACATGCACCTATGACAGACACCCTGTTGCTCTTTTTCGTCTTCCTCTTCGGCAGCGTGGTGGGGTCATTTTTAAACGTCGTCATCCTCAGACTTCCGGAGGACGACGCCTCCATCGCCTTTCCACCCTCCCACTGCCCACGGTGCAAGACCCCTATCTGCTGGTACGATAATATACCCGTTGTCAGCTACCTTGTCCTGCGGGGAAAATGCAGGCGCTGCGGTCAGCGGATCTCCCTGCAGTATCCCCTGGTGGAACTGTGCATGGGGCTGCTCTCCATGGCGCTTTTCCACAGGTTTGGGCCGGGCTTTGATTTCGCCTATTATTTCGTTTTTCTGGCTGCCCTGCTGGTGATCATCTTCATCGACATCCACCACCAGATCATACCGGACGTGATCAGCCTGCCCGGCATCATCCTTGGTTTCTGCGGCTCCTTTTTCGCCGATAACGTGAGCTGGACCCAATCCGGGCTCGGCATTCTCCTCGGCGGCGGCCTGCTGTACGGGGTGGCCCTTGGCTACTACCTGCTGACCCGGAGAGAGGGCATGGGCGGCGGCGACATAAAGCTCCTGGCCATGATCGGCGCCTTCCTGGGCTGGCAGAGTCTCTTAAGTGTGGTCTTTATCAGCTCGTTCACCGGCTCCATAATCGGCATCGCAGCCATGGTAAGGCAGGGCAAGGGAGGACAGACCAGGATTCCTTTCGGGCCCTTTCTGGCCGTGGCCGCCATGACCTACCTCTTTTTCAACCAGGAGATTCTCCTGCTCTGGAAGCGCTACCTGGGTGCGGTCTCCGGCAGCTGACGATCAGTCGACCTCAAAATGCAGGGCCGAGAGATCTTCATTGTTCTCGAGGGCAGCACCAAGACGGTCGCCACAGGAGCGGGCCTGGGCCAGCTGATCGCGGGTATGGCCGTATTTTCGATAATATCTCGACATCCAGGAGTTGCGTTCCGGGGTCCGGCCGGCAAGCTTGAGAAACACGCCCAGCGTCCGCCAGGGTTCGGGGTTGGGGTGGGTGAAGACGATCCGGTTGACCACGTTGGCACGGCATTTTTTCAGAAGCGCCTTCAGCCCCCACCAGTGCATGCGCCAGTATCCCCGGCAGGAAATCAGCGGCAGCACCTTTTTGTTGGAGAATAGTTTCTTCCCATCCCGGTCAAACAGGGCCAGCACCGGTCCTGATGGATTATAGGACCAGGTAGGCCCTGCGAGGATAATCAGGTCATAGTCAGCAAAGGCCTGCTCACTTAAGGGGTGAATGGGTACCCGCTTGCGGAAAAAGGTGAGCAGCATGAGCCAAATGGTCCGGGGAATCGTGCCGATGGGAAAACGCAGCTTGGTAACCGGACGAAGTCGTTCCCTGGCAATCAAAACATTATGGTCTTCCAGTCCGTCGCTCAGCGCCTGAAGAAGATTCTTGGTCTGGCTGGAAAAGGAAAAGTAGAGTAGCAGGACTTTTTTTGCCTGTCCCTGCGAAGTATCCATATGCTCGAACGCCTGTATCTGGAAAATTGAGTACCTGGTCCGAAACAGGGTCAGACACCCTGCACGAAAAACAGTCTGTTGCACACAGCGGTTTATAGCATAACCTGAGGACAAAAAAAAGCCCCTGATCCAGTAACGGGATCAGGGGCCTGAGGTCTGTATGAAGCAGCGCCGGTCAGGCTTCGATTTCGTGCTCGACCCCTACGGCAATTTTGTAGAGAATGGTGAGGACAAAGAAGCCCATGGCCCACACGCCGATGGTGATGAAGATCTCATTGGCAGTGGGATAGTACTCGGTGATCTCCTCCAGCGGAGTCGGCACAAAGCCACCGAGGACAAAGCCGATACCCTTATCCAGCCAAAGGGAGACAAAGAGCATCACGCAACCGAGCCCGAGGAGGAATTCGTTTTTCTTCCGGGAATAGGGGATCGCCAGCAAGGCAACACCTGCTATGCCAAGGGCCACAAATGCCCACATGAACGGTACCAGGTTGTTGTACACATGGCCATTATGTTCCAGGCCAAAGAACAGGTACTGCAGCGTATGCTTGTGGCCGGGGATGTTGGAGTAGTAGCCGACAAAGAACTCCAGGATAACAAAGAAGGCATTGGTCAGTGCGGCATAGATGATGATGGTCACCATCTTGTCAATGGCCTTCTTGCCGGCATCGAAATTGGCCACCCTTTTGAGAATCAGGGCCGCGACGACGATCAGGGCCGGACCAGCGGCGAAGGCCGAGGCCAGGAACCGCGGGGCGATGATGGCGGAGAGCCAGAAATGCCGTCCAGGCAGACCGCAGTAGAGCATGGCCGTGACCGTATGGATCGAGATGGCGAACGGAATCGAGATGTAGACAAAGATGTAGATCCATTTCGGCGGCGGTACCTGTTTCCGCTCAGCGGTGAGGATCACCCAGCCGCAGAGGATGTTGAGGAACAGATAGCCGTTCAGAACGATCATATCATAGAACAGCATGGATCGGGGCTGGGCATGCAGGATGACGTTGAGCATCCGCATGGGCTGACCAAGGTCCGCAACAATGAAGGTCAGACACATGAGCAGAGCGGCAATGGCAAGGAATTCACCAAGGATGGTGATCCGGCCAAAAGCCTTGAAGTTATGCACGTAGTAGGGCAGCACCAGCATCACACCTCCGGCTGCCACACCGACCAGAAAGGTAAACTGGGAGATATAGAGTCCCCAGGATACATCCCTGCTCATACCGGTCAGACCAAGACCGTAGTTGAACTGGCGTACGTAGCAGAACGCACCGATGGCCATCAGGGATCCCAGAAAGGCCAGCCAGATCCAGTAGTAGTTGTTTCCTTTTAGCGCTTTTTCAAACATGGCGACCTCATACAATATAAAAGACTGATGGATGTGTGCCCAGTGAAGGCTTACGCTGAATGGTATAGTTGGCTTTCAAAACCTGCCTGATCTCGGAATCGGGATCGTTGAGGTTCCCGAAAATCATGGCCTTGGTGTCTCCGCAGGCCTCGACACAGGCCGGCTGTTTACCAAGGGCAACCCGTTCAGCGCAAAGATTGCATTTCTCTACAACACCGCGCATCCGGGAAGGAAATTCCCGGTTGTAGTTTTCAATATAATCCCGGGGATTGCGCCAGTTGAAGCTCCGGGCGCCGTAGGGGCAGGCTGCCATGCAGAACCGGCAGCCGATACAGCGATGGTAGTCCATGGCCACGATGCCATCCTTGTTTTTGAAGGTGGCCCTGGTCGGACAGGCCTTTACGCAAGGCGGATTGTCACAGTGGTTGCACATGACCAGAACCTCGTGATCAAGGAGCTCCTTGTTCTTGAAATAGTGGCTGTGCTCTGGAAATACGTTCTCGTATTCCATCAGCCAGATCCACTTGATCTCATCTTTCTTGTCAGGAAAGTTGGGAACGTTGTGGATGGAATGACAGGTATGGACGACCTTTTCGGCCAGCCCGGGATGCTCCCGGAACTTGCGCATGTCAATGACCATACCCCAACGATTACCGGACTTTGCAACCTCCCCGGTTGCACCGTGGCCACCGGCTTCAGCCTTGGGCGCCCCATGACCGGCCTCCTGCGCTGCAGAATCGACCACATGAGCTGCCCGGGCCTGAACAGGGCTTGAACCGGATACCAGCCGGCCGGCGACCGTTGCCCCTCCCAGTCCCGCCAGGGTGGAAACTCCGGCGATCTTGAGGAAATCTCTTCTTTTCTTATCCATCAGTATATATCCTCCTTCGCTGCTCACTCAACAGGAGCTAAATGGCAATCCCAGCAATATGGAGTTACAGACGCATAGGTATGACAGGTGTCACAGAACTTCTTCTTGCTCGTATGACACTGCATACAGGTATTCATCAGACTCTTTTGATACTGCCTGTCACCGATCTTGACATTGAACGAACGATCGCCGGTCCGCAACACTTCGTCACGCCACTCGTTGAGGAGCTGCATATGCTCAGCTCGCATAAAGTCTGCCGGACGAACACATTCCTTGGCATCCTTGGGCAACTCCGGCTTCGGTACCGCCCCGGCATCGCCGTGGTTGTACCAGATGGGAAACGTGATAAACAGGACGAAGATAATCAGTCCCGGAATTATTTTACCACTGTCGTACATCGTCTCTCCTCCACTCAGGCCAGGGAATTAAACCAAAGTCCGAAGACCCTCGGTCAGTTCTTGTCTGTTTTCGCCTTCTATTACCAGGGCGTTACCTACCAGCTCGCTGACACCGCAGACTTCGACCTCGGGATTCCAGTATCCCATCAGGGTGGTCAGGGTGGCGCGATCGATGGCGCATACACAGGCCAGCATGTTCACGTCATGCTTCTCGCGGACATATTTCACCGCGTTGGCCCGCGGCAGTCCAGCCCGCATGCGAAGCTCCATGATCTCATCGGTATTGAGACCGGTACCGGAGCCGCAGCAGAAGGTCTTTTCGCGGATACAGTTCTCCGGCATCTCATAGAACTTGTTGACCACGTTTTTGAGCACATAGCGCGGCTCTTCCAGAAGTCCCATGGCCCGGGCCGGGTTGCAGGAATCGTGGAAAGTGCAGGTCAGGTGGTCATTCCGGCTCGGATCAAGCTTGATCTTGTTGTGATAAATCAGGTCCGCGGTAAATTCGCTGATGTGGACCATCTTTGTGGACCGGGCATTCTCAAAGACCGTTCCGGTTATCGGAGATTTCGGCACTTCAAGAAAATCTGCCGGCCCGTTCATGGTGTCCATGTACTGGTGAACCACCCGCCACATGTGACCGCACTCACCGCCGAGAATCCACTTGACACCGAGCCGCTTGGCCTCGGCGTACATCTTTGCGTTGAGCTTTTTCATGGTCTCGTTGTTGGTGAAGAGACCGAAGTTACCGCCTTCCGAGGCATAGGTGGACCAGGTATAGTCCAACCCGATGGCCTCGAAGAGCAGGAGATAGCCCATGCAGGTAAAGAGTCCCGGCTCGGCGAACACGTCGGCTGACGGGGTAATGAACAGGACTTCGGCGCCCTTGCGGTTGAAGGTGGGATTCACCTTGACGCCGGTGAGGTTTTCGATGTCCTCGCAGAGGAACTCGACGTTACCGACAAAAGCCTGGGGTGTAAGTCCCATGTGGTTACCGGTCCGGTTGGAGTTGGAGACCGGCTCCAGGATCCAGTTGATGCCCACCCCAACCAGATGCAGCAGTTCCCTGAGCATCATGGTGATCTCGGCGGTGTCGATGCCGTAAGGGCAGAAGACTGAACAGCGGCGGCACTCGGTGCACTGGTAGGCGTACATGAACCATTCCTTGAGCACCCCGAAGGTCATCTCCCGTCCGCCGGCCATCTTGCCAAGAATCTTACCGGCCAGGGTGAAGTCGTTGCGGTAGACCGACCGGAGCAGCTCGGCCCGCAGGACCGGCATGTTTTTGGGATCTCCGGTTCCGAGGAAGAAATGACACTTGTCGGCACAGGCACCGCAGCGTACACAGCAGTCCATGAAAATCTTCAGACTGCGGAACTTGTCGAGCCGTTCCTTCAATCCTTCCAGGATGATCTCCTGCCAGTTATCGGGCAGTTTCCAGTCGTCATCTTCCGGGTTCCACTCGCGGGCATTCGGGAAGTAGAGCCCCTGCTGGGAGTTCAGATACTCGACCTTCTCCTTCTTGGCCACATAGGCATAATTACCCGGTTTGAAGACCGCCTCTATCTCCCACCACGGTTTCCGGGGGACGGAGCCTGTCATGAGAGAGGGCCCCTCTACCACGCTCCTTGCTAACTTATCTACACTTACAACTGCCATTGCTCTATCCTTATCTTTAATGAAG encodes:
- a CDS encoding LysE family translocator codes for the protein MMVLAASPGPGVFATVARSLASGFRPALAVILGIVVGDIIYLLFAIFGLSIVARSLEQLFIFVRIAGGIYLFWLGLKIWFSKPPEKVSQQLLASPSRPGNILSGLVITLSNPKVVLFYCGFLPTFIDLSVLELPDIFLIGSVVTIVLSAVLMTYAYMASRARQLFSSQKAVKRLNRSAGGVMMATGVTIAAKG
- a CDS encoding shikimate dehydrogenase is translated as MQIDGKTLLHGIIGNPVRHSLSPAMHNAAFAALEMNRVYVPMEVADPREGVAALRTLGFIGVSVTVPHKETILAALDEIDPVASRIGAVNTLLLRKKEETEEIIVRGFNTDWVGSNMALAEKMRLAGSKVLVIGAGGAAKAVGFGLREAGAAVIITNRTEQRGRELASWLDASFVPFAEVDAVRADALVNTTSVGMEPDVEAIPLDPGLLGHFKVVMDIVYAPLQTRLLREAAAVGCQTIDGLAMLLYQGAAQFRIWTGIQPPLDVMRRALEEELCLRKKRKHD
- a CDS encoding dihydroorotate dehydrogenase electron transfer subunit encodes the protein MSEFQEKSRIVRIESLTPVIHRLTLHAPRIAGQAFPGQFVMVRVSPTFDPLLRRPLSIHQVSSDGTVQLLFKVVGQGTRLLAGMRTGDYLDMVGPLGRGFTLERDEPFCLVGGGMGIAPLYFLAKRLLQISRHPESTVLLGARTGSELLPLEQEFLRLGCPVHSATDDGSYGHHGFVTELLDDLLARVRRVYVCGPFPMMRIAAMKCLERGVACEVSLETHMACGLGACLGCTMMGGDGAYMHVCKDGPVFPAEKVAWTL
- the aroA gene encoding 3-phosphoshikimate 1-carboxyvinyltransferase, translating into MIEIQPVDVIDATVEVPGSKSLTQRALIAAALARGTSRLVGPLASEDTAYTMAALRAMGIACDDSDPRTWIVKGSGGVIKAPEQDIFLGNNGTATRFLTSVAALGQGRFRITGDERMAERPIAPLMEALRGWDVDIESDADNGCPPLSINGSGLAGGRTVLPEGRSSQYLSSLLLVAPYARQQAELEVQGEVLSRPYVEMTLAVMADFGIRVEAAPSLTFFRIPQGCYQGMEYRIEGDASGASYFWAAAAVTGGRVTVANVPVPSLQGDAHLVPLLARMGCEVTKSGDGITVEGPEKQKLSGIEVDMGNMPDVAPTLAVVAAFAEGTTVINNVAHLRIKECDRLSAMVTELRKMGAEVEEEPDRMIIHGHGGRDLHGAEIETYHDHRIAMCFGVAGLRVPGVRITGEDCVKKSFPDFWQRFDQLTDRPVVVRT
- the aroD gene encoding type I 3-dehydroquinate dehydratase; this translates as MEKRGKICVSLAGADAAAIASAVQPVLDLVDVVEVRLDAMTNPEVEKCCALIRKPLLFTNRPIWEGGQFGGTEEERVAPLLTAIRARAAWVDLELRADGALRRSLLSAAVESGTKVIISWHDFTGTPSRESLDALLAQMMESGCHVGKIVTTAKSEADVLRVLALQEQAMADGFPLSCFCMGAPGRISRFATLYLGGYMTYGALDAAQATAPGQLTVRQLHAMTQLFEDTNAD
- a CDS encoding dihydroorotate dehydrogenase, producing the protein MDPVSAKNDMDLRVRIGDLRLPNPVLTASGTFGYGREFAHLVDLHRLGGIVVKGISLEPRPGNPPPRIVETACGMLNAIGLENVGVERFVGEKLPWLRETGARIIVNILGDSVDEYARLAGRLAGVEGISGLEVNISCPNVKRGGVAFGTVPEMAASVTEAVKAESDVMVIVKLSPNVTDIVQMARAVEEAGADAVSLINTLIGMAIDIESRRPALANVIGGLSGPAIKPVALRMVYQVASSVRIPVIGIGGITTADDAIEFLLAGATAVQVGTANFYQPSAAEEIIDGITEYLARHGHLSVREIIGGLQTGKE
- a CDS encoding DEAD/DEAH box helicase, which gives rise to MTVETVSTFHQLALNASLLKTLEDVGYETPTPIQIQTIPLLLEGRDVLGQAQTGTGKTAAFALPILSRLNLRPKDPQVLVLTPTRELAIQVAEAFQKYARNLKGFRVVPIYGGQDYRGQIRALQRGVHVVVGTPGRVMDHMRRGTLKLGNLGALVLDEADEMLRMGFIDDVEWILDQTPADRQIALFSATMPQQIRRIAKKHLTDHAEITIKVKTSTADTIRQRYWPVKGMGKIDALTRILEAEPFDGVLIFVRTRTATVELAEKLEARGYAAAPLSGDIAQNQRERTVNMLKKGTLDILVATDVAARGLDVERISHVINFDIPYDTESYVHRIGRTGRAGRQGDAILFVTSRERRMLHAIEKATRKKIQVMELPTTKMVNDQRILRFKQRISETLASEDLSFFSQLVEEYQKEHDVPSRKIAAALAHLVQGDTPFLLQSKPRHKAKTSRNKEEGRTPRSREPITKDEAPPEKGMERYRIEVGHAHQVQPGNIVGAIANEAGLDSQHIGRINIQETFTLVDLPEGMPRDIFRILKKVWVSGQQLKISRLGQKKNTGKANHVKTRGKARRRDNTIPKRSNRKKMAESELSPS